A segment of the Helicobacter sp. 'house sparrow 1' genome:
TTAAAAAATCCCCAATTTATAACAGATAAGGGGATAAAAAAATTTGATAAAGTGTTATGTAATCCTCCGATGTATGCTTATATGGGATTAGAATATCTAAAAAAAGATGTTAGATTTTCTCAGATGGGGGCATTGGCAAAGCACTATTCTGAATTAATTTTCCTTACGCATTCTTTGGTACATATAAAAAAGAGAGGCGTCTTTATTGTAAGGAATCAAGTTTTACAAAAGTCTTATTCTGAGGCAAAAATAAGACAAAGACTTCTAGAGGATAGGGTTATTGAAGCAATTATTGAGTTACCAAAAAATATTCTTCCATTCCAAAATCATGATTTATCAATTATAGTTTTAGCTCCAAATAGCGAAAATATTTTACATATTAATGCAAATAATGATTTTTTTTATGCAAAAGAAGGGAAATATAATTGTTTAAGAAATTTAGATTATTTGCTTGATATTTTTAAAAATAAAAAGATAGGTAATTATTCTCAATTAACCCATGTTAAAGATGTTAGATATGATGATTTGAGTGTAGGCACTTATGTAAATCCCAATATGGATGATTCTGGTAATACTATAGAGAAAGCAGGGTTTGAAGTTATTAGAGGACAAAGAGTCTATGGAAGTAAAGAAGATGAAGAGATTTCCTATTTTGATATAGGAATTGCTGATTTTAGCACCCTTGGTTTTACTAAAAAATTTGAAAATCTAAAAACTAGAGGTAATCCAAAAAAGATCAAAAAGTATGCATTGAAAAGTTATGATATTTTACTCTCCTTGAGAGGTAGTATGCCAAAAATTACAATCCTTGAAAAAATCAATTTTGCGTGCGTTGCAAATACAGGGGTTGTTGTTTTGCGCCATAAGGATATCAAAAAAAACCTAGCCCTTTATTGTTATTTTTTTACAAAACAGGGGCAAGAGAAGTTGCGGAGTATTTATGAGAAAAGCTCAAAAGAGAGTTTAAATATAGAATTATTACTTCGGTTGGTTTTGCCTCATAACTATGAGATTTTTTATGAGAGGTTTTTTGAAAAAATTTTGGAACTTTCTCAAGATTTAGAAAGGCTTGAAAAAAGAATATTGGAATTAAGGAATAGTTAATGAATATAATAGAATCTAAAATAAGAGATGTCTGTGCAGATGATAGTGTTACTGTAGTGATGCCATCTAATCTTTATGAATGTACTTTAGAAGAAGATGTGTTTGTAGGACCTTTTGTAGAGATACAAAAAGATGTCGTTGTTGGAGCACGCACAAGAATCCAAAGTCATAGCTTTATTTGCTCTTTGGTCACAATAGGAAAAGATTGTTTTATTGGACATGGAGTAAAGTTTATTAATGATACTTTTAAAGATGGGGTTTTGGCAAAAGATCCTACTTATTTTAAAAAAACATTTGTGGGGAATAGAGTTCTGATTGGGACAAATGCTACAATATTACCTGTAAAGATTTGTGATGATGTAGTAGTTGGTGCAGGTAGTGTTGTGACAAGAGATATTGTTACTCCTGGTTTTTACGCGGGGAATCCTGCAAGAAAAATTAAAGAGTTGAAAAAATAAGATACAATAAGGAAGTTCTAATTCTATATCTTGTAGAGGTCCTTTAGATGAGGAAATTTGATTTAAAAACATGGATTTTTCCCAGTCTATGTTTTTTGTTTTTTTTATATGGTATGACTTTTGTGTTAATTTATACTTATAGCCAAAGTTTTGGCAGTTCTTTGATTGCAGAAAAAAAGCCCCGTGGCGAGATAGATCCTGAGGCCATAAAAAAAGAAATAATGAAGTTGAAACTTAATTAAAAAAGTAGTGAAAAAGACGATGTTATGGAATATAGTTTAGTTAGGAGAAAGCAAGATGATTAGCCCAGTTGGAAATAAGGCTGGTCTTGTTGGTGCTTTAGAAAAACAAGATAAGCGAATAAAAAATCAAGAGGTTAATGCTACTCAAAAAAGAGAAGATAAGGTGGCAGTGATTAAGCAAGCCATCAAAAATGGAACCTATAAAATCGATTTACAGATTACTTCAGAAAAAATGGCACTAAATTTGCTTAACTTATAAAAATCCTAGATTTAGGTTAGATTATAAGTTAAGAGGTAGGGATGTTGCATAATTATTTAAGGGGAGCTGTAAGCGACCTAGAAGCTCTCATAGAACTTACTCGCTTAGATATGCAAGATATTAAAGAAGCAAACCATGAAAAGCTATTTGAGCGTAATCTCCAAAAACAGCCTTTGATTGTTTCCTTTGAAAACAAAAAAAATATGGCACAACAAGAAATTTTAAGCTTAAAAAATAGTTGTCCCCAAGTTGAATTAAGTGAATTGCTTGATGGAGAGGCTAGTGAGCTTTTGGGTTCTATGAAGGAGAAACTGCAAGAATTAAAGGAAATAAATACTGGGTATGCCCGTATGGTCTTTGCAGTTTCGGAGTTTTATTCCTCTTTAATGCAAAGACTTGTGCCTCATGAAGTTTCAGGATATGGTAGTCCTAGGACCATCCAGAGTACATTTTTGAAGATAGAGGCATAGAAGATGGGTGGAATCTTATCTTCGCTTAACACTTCTTATACAGGACTTCAAGCTAACCAATTGATGGTAGATGTCACTGGAAATAATATATCAAATGCAAGTGATGAGTTTTATAGTCGTCAAAGGGTTATTTCTTCCCCAGAAAAGCCAATCATTCAGGGTAATAATGTTTCTTATGGTAGGGGTGTTGATGTTCAATCAGTCCAAAGAATCCATAATGAATTTGTTTTTGAACGCTATGCTAGAGCTGCACAAGATTTTAATTTTGCAGATACGGAGTTTAATTTTTTAAGAGAAACCTCTTCAATGTTTCCTGATGTAGATGGTGTTGGAATTTATAATGATATGAAGGAGTATTTTAATGCTTGGAAAGATATAGCAAAAAATCCAAAAGATCCTGCACAGAAGCAAGTTTTGGTAGAAAAAGCTAAGATCTTTATAAATAATTTACATGATACAAGACAAAAGCTTGTTACACTTCAAATGAAAGCTTCAGAAGACTTAGAAGTGAGGGTAAAAGAAATTAATGAAATTGGTGCGCAGATTGCACAGATTAATCGCGAAATTAAGGAAATGGAGAATAAGCATATCCAAAAAAGAGCCAATACTTTAAGAGACAGAAGAGATCAACTAGAGTTTAATCTTAGGGAACTTATTGGAGCCAATGTATTTAAAAATAATCTTGTAACTCAAGAGAAAGTAAGTCCAGATTCTGCAGATTTTGATGATGAATATGTCTTAAATATAGGCAAGGGGCTAAATATCGTGGATGGAGGAAACTTTCACCCAATTGTGCTAGAAAAAAATAATAATGCAAATAATTTAAATCGCGTGTATATACAG
Coding sequences within it:
- a CDS encoding flagellar biosynthesis anti-sigma factor FlgM, whose protein sequence is MISPVGNKAGLVGALEKQDKRIKNQEVNATQKREDKVAVIKQAIKNGTYKIDLQITSEKMALNLLNL
- a CDS encoding acyltransferase, with product MNIIESKIRDVCADDSVTVVMPSNLYECTLEEDVFVGPFVEIQKDVVVGARTRIQSHSFICSLVTIGKDCFIGHGVKFINDTFKDGVLAKDPTYFKKTFVGNRVLIGTNATILPVKICDDVVVGAGSVVTRDIVTPGFYAGNPARKIKELKK
- a CDS encoding N-6 DNA methylase; translated protein: MQREETQKLIHCFEYLKKHCLDIFDALNVMLEVLLLWRKDSSIFSLNPKVFKRVAEDFFIYHHINQPLLINDNIKSSRIKKILMGTTLTLDVIEKFFYVITQQKTLNKLYYYSTPLQINRLLVGLLDVQENEEVYNPCYGVGSIFLSLAKLQPKARIFGEELDFKLAHIAILITKICDMDSKNLFINDLLKNPQFITDKGIKKFDKVLCNPPMYAYMGLEYLKKDVRFSQMGALAKHYSELIFLTHSLVHIKKRGVFIVRNQVLQKSYSEAKIRQRLLEDRVIEAIIELPKNILPFQNHDLSIIVLAPNSENILHINANNDFFYAKEGKYNCLRNLDYLLDIFKNKKIGNYSQLTHVKDVRYDDLSVGTYVNPNMDDSGNTIEKAGFEVIRGQRVYGSKEDEEISYFDIGIADFSTLGFTKKFENLKTRGNPKKIKKYALKSYDILLSLRGSMPKITILEKINFACVANTGVVVLRHKDIKKNLALYCYFFTKQGQEKLRSIYEKSSKESLNIELLLRLVLPHNYEIFYERFFEKILELSQDLERLEKRILELRNS